CGTTGCGCGTTGAGCTAGCGTATGCACACCACGATGGACATTAGCATTATCGTGATAATAATAATCAACTAGAGCTTGAACGACTTGTTTTGGCTTTTGTGTCGTAGCAGCATTATCTAAATAAACTAATGGTTCTCCGTTGACTTTTTGCTCTAAGATCGGGAAATCAGCTCGATATTTATTTATTTTTTTGTCCATCGACTAGCTTCCTTTCGATCATCTGTGAGAGCTTAGCTTGCACTTTTCGGTCTGGCAAAGCCGTTAAAACTGGGCCTAAAAAGCCCCGGATCACTAAGCGCTCAGCCACGTCCTTAGTTAGTCCTCGACTCATCAAATAGTAGAGCTGTTCTTCATCGACTCGGCCCACACTAGCTGCATGTCCCGCCGTGACTTCATTGTCATCGATCAATAAGATCGGATTGGCGTCACCGCGAGCTTTAGTCGAGAGCATCAAAACACGACTTTCCTGTTGCGCGTCGGCTCCTTTAGCCCCATGGATGATATGACCGATCCCGTTAAAAACTAAGGCTGAACGTTCTAAGATCACTCCATGCTGCAAAATGTGGCCGATCGAATGACGACCATAATTTGTCACCCGCGTATCGATCCCTTGTAACTGTTTACCTGTCGAGATCGCAATAACCTTTGTTTCAGCATGTGAGCCTGCTCCCAATAGATCTGAATCAAAATCGCCGACGATATTGCCATCGTTCATCATCCCTAAAGACCAATCGATCTTAGCATCGTTAGCTAAATGTCCCCGCCGATTCAAATAAGCTGTTGTCTTTTTACCTAAACGGTCTACACTAGCGAAGTGTACTTGACTTCCACTCTCAGCAAAGACTTCAACGATGACATTTGCTGTTGTCGCTTCAGTTCCATAAGTTTGAAGATTTTCTAAATATGAGACCTCGCTATTGACATCTGCGATCAATAAAACATGATGCACAAAATCCTGTTTTCTAGTTGCATCTTGGATAAAGTAAGCGGTCAATGGTTCTTTTAAAACAACATTTTTCGGAATATAGATCAAAAGACCACTAGTTAGTTTAGCTAAATGCTGTAACGTCAAACGATTTTCATCATCATTGAGTGCTTGCATAAAATATTTTTCAACTAAAGCCCGATGCTCTCTGAGAGCTGTTTGCCAATCACAGACAAGTACGCCCTTAGTTTGGAGCTCTTCTGGCAATTCGATCTTGATCGTCGTTTGCCCAAATTGCACGATATCGGCTGGCGTTTGTGTAAGTTCGGCTGACTTTTCAACTGGTAGATCGCTTGCATGAGCTTGGAGCGGACGCAATAACTCGATCGGCCACCGCTGATATTTGATCTTCTCAAATTTTGGTAGCGATCGCTTCGCCGCTTTTTGCCAAGCAGCGATCCGTTTTTCAGTAAACCATTGAGGCTCAGCCATCTGTTTACCAAAGGCTAAAAAATCTTCTTTTGCCATTGTTTCTTCCATCTTTACCACCCCTAAGCTTGATCTTCAGCTAATTTGATATCAAGTCCCAACTCATCACGTAGGCCAGCATAGCCTTCAGCTTCTAAGCGCTTAGCTAGTTCTGGGCCACCCACTTTAACGATCCGGCCATCCATCATCACATGGACAACATCTGGTACGATGTAATTCAATAAACGTTGATAATGTGTGATGATCAACGAACCAAATTCAGGTCCACGCATCTCGTTTACTCCTCGTGAAACGACTTTTAGAGCATCGATATCTAAACCTGAGTCGATCTCATCTAAGATCGCAAATTTAGGTTTGATCATCATCAATTGTAAGATCTCATTGCGCTTCTTTTCACCACCAGAAAAGCCTTCATTCAAATAACGTTCTGCCATTGAAAAAGGCATATCTAAAAAGGCCATCGTCTCTTCTAACTCTTTTAAATATTTTCTGATCGAGATCGGTTCATCTTGAGGCAAACGTGCATTGATCGCACTGCGGATAAATTCAGCGTTAGTCACGCCCGGGATCTCAGAAGGATATTGCATCGCTAAAAAAAGACCTGCACGCGCTCTTTCATCAACGGGCCAGTCCAAAATATTTTCACCATCGAGTAAGATCTCTCCTGCTGTGACTTCATACGCTGGATTGCCCATGATCGCCTCTGATAAAGTTGATTTTCCCGTCCCATTTGGGCCCATGATCGCATGGATCTCACCAGTTTGCATTTTGAGATCAAGTCCCTTTAAGATCTCTTTTCCTTCGATCTGAACATGCAGATTTTTCACTTCAAGAGTTGACATTTTTGATTCCTCCGCTAAACTAAATAGATATACTATCATCATTGTAGTCGAATCAAGAATGACTTTCAATTGACAAAACTTTGTTCAAAATGTATTTTTCACAAACGAAAGAAGGTATTGACGTGCAACCGATCATTGGTATTATCGGGAACTTTAACGGTACTTTGATTCCAGAACACGCAAACCTCCCGATCTCATATATCGGTCAAGGTTACTTAGATGCCATAAAAAAAGCTGGCGGGATCCCTGTGATCATTACCCCTAGGACTTCACTTGCAAGCATCAGTACTTTGATCGAACGGATCGACGGACTGCTTTTACCTGGAGGAAAAGACGTTGACCCTTATTTTTATGATGAAGAACCAAGTTTAAAACTCGGAGCGATCGACTCGACACTTGATCGCTTCGAGATCGAATTTTTAAGACAAGCCTATGAAAAAAATCTTCCAACTTTGGGGATCTGCCGTGGTCTTCAGATCGCAAATGTCTTTTTAGGGGGGAGCTTATACCAAGACTTAAGTGATTATTCGACTCTTTCTGTCAAACATAATCAATATCAAACTGCTCCCTGGCAAGAATTGACTCATTCGATCAAAGTCACAGAAAATAATTTGATCGCTGATTTCTTTGGTCCTTATGCGCGAGTCAACTCTTTTCATCATCAAGCCCTTAAAACAATTGCTCCTAAGCTTTCTCCAGTAGCTTATAGTAGCGATGGGATCGTTGAAGCGGTCATAGGAGAAGATTTTAATTTTTTAGGAGTTCAATGGCATCCTGAAACACTTTACCAAGATCATGACGACTCATTTAAACTTTTTGTACACCTTATCTGTGAAGCCAAAAAGTTTGCTAAAAAACGTTAAAAATACCCCCTCGCTAAGTTTCTATCCTTAACGAGGGGTTATTTTTTAATGCCATGTTTGTTCATAAACTTCTGGTTTGAACCCACAAGTCACTTGATGATCGTCAACTAATAACGGACGCTTGATCAGCTTCCCATTTTCAGACATCATTTGTGCAGCTTCTTCTTTTGTCAAAGTAGCAACTTGATCTTTAAGACCTAAGCGTCGGTAATCTTGCCCACTTGTATTGAAGAAATAGCGCAACGGCCGTGAACTTTTAGCAAAAAAGTCCAATAACTCAGCTTTAGTCGGTGGGGTCTCGACTAGATCGATCGCTTCATAAGTGACCTGATGCTCATCTAACCACTTCTTAGCTTTTTTACATGTACTGCATTTTGAATAACAATAAAATTTTTTCATTTCAGCACCTACTATCTAAAATCTGTCCCACTACTGAACATATAACTCTTATTATGATAACGCATCGACATCACAAACCCGATCCCGATCATATTCCCGATCAAAGCCGAACCACCTTGACTGATAAAGGGTAAAGGAATACCTGTCAAAGGCAAAAGCCCGATATTCATCCCGACATTTTCAAAAACGTGGAACAAGATCATCATGATAACACCTGTCGAAATATACGCATAAAATTCATTTTTCGTATCAAATGTTACTTGGATCATTTGAAAGATCAAAAGTAAATAGATAAAAATCAGCAAACAGCAACCAATAAAGCCAAAGTTTTCACCGATCACAGAAAAGATCATATCTGATTGACGCACAGGTACATAAACATTGGAAACATTAAAACCTTTACCTAAAAGTTGACCTGAACCGATCGCTTTCATACTCTGCCATAATTGGTAACTGCTACCACTTGTACTACTCGAAGGATCTAACCAAGAGTCGATCCGTTTGAACTGATAAGCTTGAAAACCGATCTTTTCTAGTAAAGATCGATCATAGATAACTAAAAAGATCGCCGTTCCACCTAAAACTGTTGCGGCACTAACAACTGGTACGATGATCTTCCAAGTGATCCCAGAAACTAAAATAACGCCTCCTAAGATCGCAAAGAAAACTAACATCGTCCCAAAGTCATTTTGGAGTTTTAATAAAACTGCGATCGGCAAAGTCCAAGCAAACATCTTACCTAGTAAGAGCCAATCAGTCCGCGGAGTATGCTCTAAATATTCTGCATTATGTTGGGAAACGACACGACCAAGCATCAAAATATACGCTGGTTTCATAACTTCTGACGGTTGAAAAGACAATGGTCCGATCGCAAACCAACTTTTCGCCCCATTATTGATAAAATACGTGCGACTGTAAAAAAACAACACCAAGATCAAAAGTAAGATCCCTAGTCCATAAGCTAACGGAGCTACTTTCCACAGTTGTTCTGCATCAAATTGCATAATAAAAATAACTGCTCCGATCCCAATGATATACCATAAAGCTTGCGTGACCATCGTCCTAGTCACACTTATTACAGTCGAATCATGCTTTAAGGCAACATATAAAGATGTCATCCCGATAACAGCTAAAACTAAGACCGAAAAAATGATCCCCCAATCGATCCGTGAGTCAGCATCTTCATCTCGTCGTAAATATCTTTGTTTTTCCATTCAAAAACTACCGCTATATAAAAATACGAACTTTTATTTAGCAAGGTCCATATTACGAAAGAAATATAGCTTTTCCTTTCTTTTTGTCTCATTTGAGTTGATAGCACTCATTACTTAATTATATACAATTTGCCGACTGTAACGTATTTCCAGCCGGCAAATTTATTTTTTTATTAACTATTATCCACGATGCAAATGGTATTCACGTAATAAGTGTGCCACTGCTTCGGCACTTGAATTGATCTTTGATTCTTCTCCACTTGGTAAGATCGCTAAGTAGCGGTCGCCGTCTTGCTTGACCGTACCGATCACTTCGTCTTTTAAAGTTAGTTCTGAGACTAATGCTCCGTTGACCATTTTCTCATTTTCAATGATCTCAATATTCTTATCTTTTCTTGCCAAAATCGTCTTACTGTATAAAATGTGGACTCAATACTACCAAACACTGGCTAATATATGTAAAAAGAAATACAGTTTTTCCTTTCCAAATTTTCCTCACTACCTTTAAAGGTCTCCACTCCACATTTTATCTTTTCAATGGACACCTGATCACTTTAGTAGTTATATGCTAGTTTATTTATCGTGGTTACGCCTTAAACTGAAATGATCGGGGACAGGATCATGACCACCTCTTACAAAGGGGTTACACCGTAAGATCCGCGCACTCCCCATCAAAAGGCCTAAAACAGCGCCATGTTTTTCTACTGCTTGGATCATATAAGTCGAGCAAGTCGGATAGTACCGACAACTAGGTGGAAAAAGTGGCGAGATCGCCTTTTGATAAAATTTGACTGGTAAAATAACTAAGTTGCGTAAAAACTTCATTATTTATTCTTTTTTAGTTTTTCGATATGTTCTAACAATTGTCCTGAACCTACTGCAACATCATCAAGTGGTGTTTCAGCGATCGCAACTGGGATCGTCAATTCTTGTGCAAATAAAGTCTCGATCCCGTCTAGTAACGCGCCCCCACCTGTGATCACGATCCCACGATCAATGATATCTGAAGCTAATTCTGGTGGTGTCTCACTTAAAACTTCTTTTGTAGCTGCGATCATAGCTTCTAATGTATCTGACATTGCATCTACCGTTTCATCTGAAGTGATCGTGATAGATTTTGGTAAACCACTGACGACATCACGGCCACGAACTGTCATCTCTTTATTTCGATGACCTTTGATCACTGTTCCAACTTCGATCTTGATCTTTTCAGCAGTGTGTTCACCGATCATTAGACCGTACTCTTGACGCACATAGTTGGCAATATTGGCATTAAGTTTGTCACCAGCACTTCGTAAAGAGCGACTGATCACAATATCACCTAGTGATAAAACTGCAATATCACTTGTACCCCCGCCAATATCAATGATCATATTTCCATATGGTTGGAAGATATCTAAGCCTGCTCCAACAGCAGCTACTTTAGGTTCTTCTTCTAAATATACTTCACCGCCACCTGATTTTTCAGCTGCTTGGCGGATCGCCTTTCGTTCGATATCTGTCGTATTCGTTGGACAACAGATCAAGATCGCAGGTTTAGACATCACACCTTTGACATTTAATTTTTTGATGAAATACGACAACATCTGCTCTGTCATGTCAAAATCTGCGATCACACCATCTTTTAACGGTCTGATCGCACGAATATTACTTGGGGTCCTACCGACCATCTTATACGCTTCTGAACCGACTGCCAAAACGCGACCTGATTGAGTGTCAACTGCAACAACAGAAGGTTCATTCAACACAATGCCCTTGCCTTTGACATTGATCAATACGTTTGCAGTACCAAGGTCGATACCAATATCTTTGGCCATATAACTTCTCCTTTTAAATTCTCTTCAAAATATCCCAGATCACTTTAGTGGTCAATTTATACATAGTAGATTATATCATAATTTTAGATATCACAACCACCGTAACCCTAAAATGCAAAAATTAAGCTGAAAAGAGCCACAAAAAAAGACTTTAGCCTCCTTTGAGTTTAAAGTCTTTAAAAGTATTTTTAATATTGTGGTTTCTTAGTGAGCGTATATTCCTCACCGGTAATATCATTGATACGTTTGATCTGTGCCCCTAAAGCAGCTAGTTTTTCGTGGAAACGATAGTAACCACGATCTAAGTATTGCAGCTGCGTTACTTGCGTGATACCACGTGAAACAAGTCCAGCTAAAACTAAAGCAGCTGCTGCCCTAAGATCTGTCGCAGCCACTTCAGCACCTGAAAAATCAGTTGGTCCATAGATGATCACTGAATTACCTTCGATCTTGAAATCTGCATTCATGCGACGCATCTCTTCTAAATGCATAAACCGATTCTCAAAGACTGTTTCAGTTAAAATACTTGTTCCTTTAGCAGCTAATTGCAGGATCGAAAATTGTGGTTGCATATCTGTTGGGAAACCTGGATGTGGCAACGTTTTGATCGTAGTTGGTCGCAATTCCTCTGGGCCAATGATCCGTAGACCATTTGCTTCTTCAAGCACTTGGACTCCCATCTCCTCTAATTTAGAGATCAAAGGTTTGTTATGTTCAGCTAAAGCATCTTTGATCAAAACATTTCCCTTAGTTAAAGCAGCTGCGACCATAAAAGTCCCAGCTTCGATCCGATCTTGAATGATCGCATGTTCTGTCCCATGCAAATGATCGACTCCAACGATCTTGAGCGTTTCTGTCCCTGCCCCTTTGACTTTGGCTCCCATTTTGTTCAAAATGTTAGCCAGATCAACGATCTCTGGTTCACGCGCAACGTTTTCAATGATCGTTGTTCCTTTAGCTAAAGTGGCAGCCATCATGATATTTTGTGTCGCACCAACACTTGGAAAATCAAGGTAAACATTTGCTCCTTTCAAGCCGGCTGGTGCACTAGCTTCAATATAACCATCATGACGCGTGATCTGTGCTCCTAAAGCTTCTAAACCTTTCAAATGCAAGTCGATCGGTCGTGATCCGATCGCACAGCCACCTGGCATTGCAACTTTAGCCCGCCCTAACCTTGCTAAAAGCGGTCCTAAAACAACGATCGAAGCACGCATTTTGGAAACATATTTAAATGGGGCTTCATATGAGAGTTCATCCGTCGCATCCAATGCAATCGTTTTATTTTCTTCGTCAAAACCAACTTTTACATTTAAAAAACGAATGACATTATTCATCGTGTAAACATCCGATAAGATCGGAACATTAGTTAAAAGCGTCCGCCCTTCACTAGGTAAGATCCCGGCAGCTAAGATCGGTAAAACAGCATTTTTGGCACCTTCGATCTCAACTGTTCCTGTAAGTCGCTTTCCTCCACGTACGATAATTTTTTCCAATGATACATCCTGCTATATAAAATTATGTACAAATACTTACTCAAAATCTAAAGATATTTGTCCAAACTATAGCTTTTCCTTTCATATTTTTAATTTTATTATTTATCAAAAGATCATACTAAATATGATAAATGAACTACACTATCCATAAAACTCAAGAAAAACGAACTACAACTATAACCGATCGTAACAGATAACATAACGATCACAAGCTTTAAAGGTCGTTGATCTTTTAAAGCGATATAGCGATCGAGCCGTAAAGATTGGATCCCCACAAAAGCTAGTGCAATAAAAAGAAAGTGGCTAATGATCGTCAACAAAGACATTATTCCAACATATTGCAATTTTAGTAACTGCTATCTAGAGCATGAGCAAGTACAAAGCGCGCTTCGATACTTGAAAAAGAATAAATAGCTTGTCCTTTCTATTTTTAGTTATATCGTCACTAGTGACCTTTAGTGCGATCTCTTTAACCCTAAAAAGAGTGATATCTAAACTCTCTCACCTCACACATCAACTTTCTATGAAAAAGTATATCAATCTGATCAATACATCTGTCTAATAGTTAGTGACTATTGGTCCGTAGACCTATAATAACTAGAACTTGGATTAAATGTTCAAAATGTAGCTGATAGCTTAGCTACTTTACCAAAAGGTCTTGATTAGACCTTTTAATACATATTATACACTACTTGTTCGTTTAGAATCTAATAGAAGTATCAAAAAAGAAAGATAATTAGCTAATTTTTTTTAATCATTTAAATAGTTTTCGGAAGCGGTTTCTTGTATAATAAAACAAAGGTCAGCTGTTAAACAAAAAACAGTCCTATCCAAAAGACAAGACTGTTTTTGATAAATAATTATTTTTTCGAAAGACTTAGGCGATTGAGCGCTCGTCGAAGTGAAACTTCAGCACGACGTAATTCATCAACGTCATTGACTTTCTTCGCTTTTTCGATCCGAGCCTCAGCACGTTTGCGCGCCCGTTCAGCTCGAGAAGCATCAATATCTTCTTTGCGTTCAGCTGCTGATGCAACTACCGACAAAACATTGTCTGAAAATTCAATAAAACCACCACTCACTGCCACTTCATCAAAAGTTTCTTCACCTGTTTTGACGCGGATCTTATCGATCGCAAGTGAAGCCAAAAGTGGTAAACGATTCGGCATGATCCCAACTTCACCTAAAGTTGTCTTACAGATCGCCAAATCTGTTGTATTTTCATAAACAACGCCGTCTGGTGTAACCACATTGACAGTTAATACAGGCTTTTCATCCATTGGACGTTACCTCCTTAATTGCCTTGTGTCATCTTTTCAGCTTTTTTCACAACATCTTCGATCGGACCACATTGACGGAAAGCATCTTCAGGAAGATCATCGTACTTACCTTCAAGGATCTCCTTAAAGCCTTTAACAGTTTCTTCAACTGGAACGTACGAACCTGGAATACCCGTAAATTGTTCTGCCACGTGGAAGTTTTGGGAAAGGAAGAATTGGATCCGACGTGCCCGAGCAACAACGACCTTTTCTTCATCTGATAATTCATCCATCCCTAAGATCGAGATGATGTCTTGTAATTCACGGTAACGTTGTAAAACGTGTTGCACTTCTGTTGCAACGCGATAATGTTCTTCCCCAACGATCTCTGGTGATAACGCACTTGAAGTTGAAGCTAACGGATCAACCGCTGGATAAATACCTTGTTGGGTCAAAGCACGTTCCAAGTTCGTCGTAGCATCCAAGTGAGCGAAAGTCGTTGCTGGAGCAGGGTCAGTATAGTCATCGGCTGGCACATAGACCGCTTGGATCGATGTA
This window of the Ligilactobacillus faecis genome carries:
- the sufD gene encoding Fe-S cluster assembly protein SufD, which gives rise to MEETMAKEDFLAFGKQMAEPQWFTEKRIAAWQKAAKRSLPKFEKIKYQRWPIELLRPLQAHASDLPVEKSAELTQTPADIVQFGQTTIKIELPEELQTKGVLVCDWQTALREHRALVEKYFMQALNDDENRLTLQHLAKLTSGLLIYIPKNVVLKEPLTAYFIQDATRKQDFVHHVLLIADVNSEVSYLENLQTYGTEATTANVIVEVFAESGSQVHFASVDRLGKKTTAYLNRRGHLANDAKIDWSLGMMNDGNIVGDFDSDLLGAGSHAETKVIAISTGKQLQGIDTRVTNYGRHSIGHILQHGVILERSALVFNGIGHIIHGAKGADAQQESRVLMLSTKARGDANPILLIDDNEVTAGHAASVGRVDEEQLYYLMSRGLTKDVAERLVIRGFLGPVLTALPDRKVQAKLSQMIERKLVDGQKNK
- the sufC gene encoding Fe-S cluster assembly ATPase SufC, which translates into the protein MSTLEVKNLHVQIEGKEILKGLDLKMQTGEIHAIMGPNGTGKSTLSEAIMGNPAYEVTAGEILLDGENILDWPVDERARAGLFLAMQYPSEIPGVTNAEFIRSAINARLPQDEPISIRKYLKELEETMAFLDMPFSMAERYLNEGFSGGEKKRNEILQLMMIKPKFAILDEIDSGLDIDALKVVSRGVNEMRGPEFGSLIITHYQRLLNYIVPDVVHVMMDGRIVKVGGPELAKRLEAEGYAGLRDELGLDIKLAEDQA
- a CDS encoding gamma-glutamyl-gamma-aminobutyrate hydrolase family protein → MQPIIGIIGNFNGTLIPEHANLPISYIGQGYLDAIKKAGGIPVIITPRTSLASISTLIERIDGLLLPGGKDVDPYFYDEEPSLKLGAIDSTLDRFEIEFLRQAYEKNLPTLGICRGLQIANVFLGGSLYQDLSDYSTLSVKHNQYQTAPWQELTHSIKVTENNLIADFFGPYARVNSFHHQALKTIAPKLSPVAYSSDGIVEAVIGEDFNFLGVQWHPETLYQDHDDSFKLFVHLICEAKKFAKKR
- a CDS encoding arsenate reductase family protein, translating into MKKFYCYSKCSTCKKAKKWLDEHQVTYEAIDLVETPPTKAELLDFFAKSSRPLRYFFNTSGQDYRRLGLKDQVATLTKEEAAQMMSENGKLIKRPLLVDDHQVTCGFKPEVYEQTWH
- a CDS encoding FtsW/RodA/SpoVE family cell cycle protein — encoded protein: MEKQRYLRRDEDADSRIDWGIIFSVLVLAVIGMTSLYVALKHDSTVISVTRTMVTQALWYIIGIGAVIFIMQFDAEQLWKVAPLAYGLGILLLILVLFFYSRTYFINNGAKSWFAIGPLSFQPSEVMKPAYILMLGRVVSQHNAEYLEHTPRTDWLLLGKMFAWTLPIAVLLKLQNDFGTMLVFFAILGGVILVSGITWKIIVPVVSAATVLGGTAIFLVIYDRSLLEKIGFQAYQFKRIDSWLDPSSSTSGSSYQLWQSMKAIGSGQLLGKGFNVSNVYVPVRQSDMIFSVIGENFGFIGCCLLIFIYLLLIFQMIQVTFDTKNEFYAYISTGVIMMILFHVFENVGMNIGLLPLTGIPLPFISQGGSALIGNMIGIGFVMSMRYHNKSYMFSSGTDFR
- a CDS encoding DUF2969 domain-containing protein — translated: MARKDKNIEIIENEKMVNGALVSELTLKDEVIGTVKQDGDRYLAILPSGEESKINSSAEAVAHLLREYHLHRG
- the yidD gene encoding membrane protein insertion efficiency factor YidD; the encoded protein is MKFLRNLVILPVKFYQKAISPLFPPSCRYYPTCSTYMIQAVEKHGAVLGLLMGSARILRCNPFVRGGHDPVPDHFSLRRNHDK
- a CDS encoding rod shape-determining protein, with translation MAKDIGIDLGTANVLINVKGKGIVLNEPSVVAVDTQSGRVLAVGSEAYKMVGRTPSNIRAIRPLKDGVIADFDMTEQMLSYFIKKLNVKGVMSKPAILICCPTNTTDIERKAIRQAAEKSGGGEVYLEEEPKVAAVGAGLDIFQPYGNMIIDIGGGTSDIAVLSLGDIVISRSLRSAGDKLNANIANYVRQEYGLMIGEHTAEKIKIEVGTVIKGHRNKEMTVRGRDVVSGLPKSITITSDETVDAMSDTLEAMIAATKEVLSETPPELASDIIDRGIVITGGGALLDGIETLFAQELTIPVAIAETPLDDVAVGSGQLLEHIEKLKKNK
- the murA gene encoding UDP-N-acetylglucosamine 1-carboxyvinyltransferase codes for the protein MEKIIVRGGKRLTGTVEIEGAKNAVLPILAAGILPSEGRTLLTNVPILSDVYTMNNVIRFLNVKVGFDEENKTIALDATDELSYEAPFKYVSKMRASIVVLGPLLARLGRAKVAMPGGCAIGSRPIDLHLKGLEALGAQITRHDGYIEASAPAGLKGANVYLDFPSVGATQNIMMAATLAKGTTIIENVAREPEIVDLANILNKMGAKVKGAGTETLKIVGVDHLHGTEHAIIQDRIEAGTFMVAAALTKGNVLIKDALAEHNKPLISKLEEMGVQVLEEANGLRIIGPEELRPTTIKTLPHPGFPTDMQPQFSILQLAAKGTSILTETVFENRFMHLEEMRRMNADFKIEGNSVIIYGPTDFSGAEVAATDLRAAAALVLAGLVSRGITQVTQLQYLDRGYYRFHEKLAALGAQIKRINDITGEEYTLTKKPQY
- a CDS encoding DUF1146 family protein; amino-acid sequence: MQYVGIMSLLTIISHFLFIALAFVGIQSLRLDRYIALKDQRPLKLVIVMLSVTIGYSCSSFFLSFMDSVVHLSYLV
- a CDS encoding F0F1 ATP synthase subunit epsilon produces the protein MDEKPVLTVNVVTPDGVVYENTTDLAICKTTLGEVGIMPNRLPLLASLAIDKIRVKTGEETFDEVAVSGGFIEFSDNVLSVVASAAERKEDIDASRAERARKRAEARIEKAKKVNDVDELRRAEVSLRRALNRLSLSKK